The following proteins are co-located in the Bordetella bronchialis genome:
- the ybgF gene encoding tol-pal system protein YbgF, with protein MNDRVPSLRILVAAAGMALAALSSPAQAFADDDARKAILDLRQQIQQMRQISENSRMQLADQIQSLQQQVTELRNQLEQAMHQAVPRAPANGSQSDTGGATAADPQEQSTYDGAIDRFRNGQYKEAAEALTAFLALYPNSQLAPTAQFYLGSSRYATKDYKGAIDQLQTMVKNAPDNARAADALLVIAGSQIELNNRAGAKATLQRIVKDYPSTPAADTAKNRLQLLQ; from the coding sequence ATGAACGATCGAGTCCCGTCTTTGCGTATCCTGGTGGCCGCCGCCGGCATGGCTCTCGCCGCCCTGTCCTCTCCCGCCCAAGCCTTCGCGGACGACGATGCCCGCAAGGCCATCCTGGACCTGCGCCAGCAGATCCAGCAAATGCGGCAAATCAGCGAGAATTCCCGCATGCAGCTGGCGGACCAGATCCAGTCGCTGCAACAACAGGTCACCGAACTCCGTAACCAGCTGGAACAGGCGATGCACCAGGCGGTGCCCCGGGCGCCGGCCAATGGCAGCCAGTCCGACACGGGCGGCGCCACGGCGGCGGACCCGCAGGAGCAGTCCACCTACGATGGCGCCATCGACCGTTTCCGCAACGGGCAATACAAGGAAGCCGCCGAGGCCCTGACCGCCTTCCTGGCCCTTTATCCCAACAGCCAGCTGGCGCCCACCGCCCAGTTCTACCTGGGCAGCAGCCGCTACGCCACCAAGGACTACAAGGGCGCCATCGACCAATTGCAGACCATGGTGAAGAACGCGCCGGACAATGCCCGCGCGGCCGATGCGCTGCTCGTCATCGCCGGTAGCCAGATCGAGCTGAACAACCGCGCCGGCGCCAAGGCGACCCTGCAGCGTATCGTGAAGGACTACC